A window from Azoarcus sp. DD4 encodes these proteins:
- a CDS encoding XrtA/PEP-CTERM system-associated ATPase, producing MYEAYFKLRSKPFQLNPDPAFFFGSRGHRRAMAYLEYGLHQSEGFIVITGEIGAGKTTIVRSLLENLDQDKVVAANLVSTQIDANDILRMVAAAFGIPNRHLDKAGLLLALETFLVTTTAAGKRALLIVDEAQNLSPAAVEELRMLSNFQLEDHALLQSFLIGQPEFRDIMQGAEMQQLRQRVIASYHLGPLDAEETRAYIEHRLRHVGWTDDPIFLPEAFARIYTQSGGIPRRINTLCDRLLLAAFLNERHQIGEAEVREVVEELKEEFAAPARQRLNGVPAGELQAGAALLDGVAVERLQVSSEVADIVAGMAANYDLQRIENRLANLEQSVSATLGVLNQLLQALRRNVSDGERPQ from the coding sequence ATGTACGAGGCCTATTTCAAACTTCGCAGCAAACCCTTCCAGCTCAACCCGGATCCCGCCTTCTTTTTCGGCAGCCGCGGCCACCGGCGGGCAATGGCCTATCTCGAGTATGGCCTGCATCAAAGCGAAGGTTTCATCGTGATCACCGGCGAGATCGGTGCCGGCAAGACGACCATCGTGCGCAGCCTGCTCGAGAACCTCGATCAGGACAAGGTCGTGGCAGCGAATCTGGTGAGTACGCAGATCGATGCCAACGACATCCTGCGCATGGTCGCCGCAGCCTTCGGCATTCCCAACCGTCATCTGGACAAGGCAGGGCTGCTGCTCGCCCTCGAAACCTTCCTGGTAACGACCACGGCGGCCGGCAAGCGAGCCCTGCTCATCGTCGATGAAGCGCAGAACCTCAGTCCGGCGGCGGTCGAAGAGTTGCGCATGTTGTCGAATTTTCAGCTCGAAGACCACGCCCTGCTGCAGAGTTTCCTGATCGGTCAGCCGGAATTCCGCGACATCATGCAGGGCGCCGAAATGCAGCAACTGCGCCAACGCGTGATCGCGTCCTACCATCTGGGGCCACTCGACGCCGAGGAGACGCGTGCCTATATCGAGCATCGCCTGCGCCACGTCGGCTGGACGGACGACCCGATCTTCCTGCCCGAGGCCTTTGCCCGCATCTACACGCAGTCTGGTGGCATTCCCCGCCGCATCAACACCCTGTGCGATCGCCTGTTGCTGGCGGCCTTCCTCAACGAGCGCCACCAGATAGGCGAAGCGGAAGTGCGCGAGGTGGTGGAAGAGTTGAAGGAAGAATTCGCTGCGCCGGCGCGGCAGCGCCTGAACGGCGTGCCGGCAGGCGAGCTGCAGGCGGGCGCGGCGCTGCTCGATGGCGTGGCCGTGGAGCGCCTCCAGGTGTCGTCCGAGGTGGCAGATATCGTCGCAGGTATGGCGGCCAACTACGACCTGCAGCGGATAGAGAACCGTCTGGCCAATCTCGAGCAATCGGTGTCGGCCACGCTCGGGGTTCTCAATCAGTTGCTGCAGGCGCTGCGGCGCAATGTGTCCGACGGAGAGAGGCCCCAATGA
- a CDS encoding TIGR03016 family PEP-CTERM system-associated outer membrane protein — protein sequence MKGKLALQVLKRVAVLSMVGGAGSALAQTVTVTPSVETRLSWTDNVGASAQDKRQDWFAEIAPGIAISRESGRFSGRLNAELRNVAYASESDRNTSFVALQGRGQLEAVENLLFVDMDAAISRNNLSAFTGRSSVDTLNTDENDETRTWSLAPRMQFRYGDAEGSLGYLSRWVDSGGSALGQQRLSQWTAQAGSPSAFRVLGWGLNYSRSDSDYGSSTTSGGSNSVNKEVGRATLYINVTPQFRLRAIGGRESNDYANGRKESGTIYGGGFDWNPTERTIIEATTEERIFGRGYDFRFNHRMARSSWNLQFSKDFSSGLESFGQSRQLTQQERLCAQIAALVSSDPAQQEQFYQSCLVALGFDPFAARQTLRSNAQFIDKSMQAGFSLTGVRNVLSFTLMRSDRTRVGSGGSLATDDDFANTDRVLTTAGTVALSHRLSGYSSLNFSVTRERSEGASGTNLDTRRLFMLVGLTTQLGPNTYGGLNYRYQRSDGSSAGSDFTENSITANLGMRF from the coding sequence GTGAAGGGCAAGCTGGCATTGCAGGTGCTTAAGCGCGTCGCGGTGCTTTCCATGGTGGGTGGGGCGGGCAGCGCACTTGCCCAGACCGTCACCGTGACCCCGTCGGTGGAAACTCGTCTGAGCTGGACGGACAACGTCGGCGCGAGTGCGCAGGACAAGCGACAGGACTGGTTTGCCGAGATTGCGCCGGGTATTGCGATTTCGCGCGAGAGCGGTCGCTTCAGCGGGCGCCTCAATGCGGAGTTGCGCAATGTCGCCTACGCCAGCGAAAGTGATCGCAACACCTCCTTCGTGGCGCTGCAGGGGCGCGGGCAACTGGAGGCGGTGGAGAACCTGCTGTTCGTCGACATGGATGCGGCGATCAGTCGCAACAACCTTTCAGCCTTTACCGGGCGCAGTTCGGTCGACACGCTCAATACCGACGAGAACGACGAGACCAGGACTTGGTCTCTAGCGCCGCGCATGCAGTTCCGCTACGGTGACGCAGAGGGCTCGCTGGGCTACCTGTCGCGCTGGGTCGATAGCGGCGGCAGCGCGCTCGGTCAGCAGCGTCTGAGCCAATGGACTGCGCAGGCCGGTAGCCCGTCCGCCTTCCGGGTGCTCGGATGGGGGCTGAATTACTCGCGTAGCGATTCGGATTACGGCAGCTCCACCACCAGCGGCGGGAGTAACAGCGTCAATAAGGAAGTTGGGCGCGCCACGCTCTACATCAACGTCACGCCGCAGTTCCGCCTGCGTGCGATCGGTGGGCGCGAGTCGAACGACTACGCCAATGGCCGCAAGGAAAGTGGCACCATCTACGGCGGCGGATTCGACTGGAACCCGACGGAACGCACCATCATCGAGGCGACGACCGAGGAGCGCATTTTCGGCCGCGGTTACGATTTCCGCTTTAATCACCGGATGGCACGTTCCAGCTGGAACCTGCAGTTCTCCAAGGACTTTTCGTCTGGCCTGGAGTCGTTCGGGCAGTCGCGTCAGCTGACACAACAGGAGCGGCTGTGTGCCCAGATCGCGGCGCTGGTGTCGAGCGATCCGGCCCAGCAGGAGCAGTTCTACCAGAGCTGCCTGGTGGCATTGGGATTCGATCCGTTCGCGGCGCGGCAAACCTTGCGTTCCAACGCGCAATTCATCGACAAGTCGATGCAGGCAGGTTTTTCGCTGACCGGGGTTCGCAATGTGCTCAGTTTCACCCTGATGCGTTCCGACCGCACCCGCGTCGGTTCGGGCGGGAGTCTTGCGACGGACGACGATTTCGCCAACACCGATCGCGTGCTTACCACCGCGGGGACGGTGGCTCTGAGCCATCGCCTGTCCGGCTACTCGTCGCTGAATTTCTCGGTTACGCGCGAACGATCCGAGGGTGCCAGCGGCACCAATCTCGACACCCGCCGCCTTTTCATGCTTGTTGGCCTGACTACCCAGCTGGGGCCCAACACCTACGGTGGCTTGAACTATCGTTACCAGCGCTCCGACGGTAGCAGTGCAGGCAGCGACTTCACCGAGAACTCGATCACCGCCAATCTGGGCATGCGTTTCTGA
- a CDS encoding XrtA-associated tyrosine autokinase, which produces MSLIEKAVERLDQLKQAAAEPVVERASVAVAKPEAVLALTVGEEVGAGAESSSAVPRAQPVPAPNPNVSRAITIDLGRLATLGMVTPDQPRSPIAEEFRVIKRPLLRNATASGATAVHNGSLIMVTSAMPGEGKSFTAINLAISMAMELDYTVLLVDADVSRPSVLNRLGLPPERGLMDVLSGEVSDLGDVLLRTNIEKLSILPAGMPHQRATELLASDTMNRLLEQIANRYADRIVVFDSPPLLVTTEARVLATHMGQIVVVVEAERTTHAVVRQALATVENCPIKLMVLNKSRGEGAGGYYGYGGYGYGYGASTRAEVA; this is translated from the coding sequence ATGAGCCTAATCGAAAAAGCGGTTGAACGTCTGGACCAACTCAAGCAGGCCGCGGCCGAACCCGTGGTGGAACGCGCATCGGTAGCAGTGGCGAAGCCGGAGGCAGTGCTGGCATTGACCGTTGGCGAGGAGGTCGGGGCCGGGGCCGAATCGTCGTCGGCGGTGCCGCGCGCGCAGCCGGTGCCCGCGCCCAATCCCAACGTCTCGAGGGCAATCACCATCGATCTGGGCCGCCTTGCGACCTTGGGTATGGTGACGCCGGATCAGCCGCGCTCGCCGATCGCCGAGGAGTTTCGCGTCATCAAGCGCCCCTTGCTGCGCAATGCCACTGCAAGTGGAGCGACCGCCGTGCATAACGGCAGCCTGATCATGGTGACGAGCGCGATGCCGGGTGAGGGCAAGTCCTTCACCGCCATCAACCTGGCGATCAGCATGGCGATGGAGCTGGACTACACCGTGCTGCTCGTCGATGCGGACGTTTCGCGCCCCTCGGTACTGAACCGGCTCGGACTGCCGCCCGAGCGCGGCTTGATGGACGTGCTGTCGGGCGAGGTTTCCGACCTCGGCGACGTCCTGCTGAGAACCAACATCGAGAAGCTTTCCATCCTGCCGGCGGGCATGCCGCATCAGCGGGCAACGGAACTGCTGGCGTCCGATACGATGAATCGACTGCTGGAGCAGATCGCCAATCGCTATGCGGACCGCATCGTGGTGTTTGATTCGCCGCCGCTGCTGGTAACGACGGAAGCCCGTGTGCTGGCCACCCACATGGGGCAGATCGTCGTCGTCGTCGAAGCGGAACGCACGACGCATGCCGTGGTGAGACAAGCCCTGGCGACGGTCGAGAATTGCCCGATCAAGCTGATGGTGCTCAACAAGTCGCGCGGTGAGGGGGCCGGCGGCTATTACGGCTATGGTGGATATGGATACGGCTACGGGGCGAGTACGCGTGCGGAAGTCGCCTGA
- a CDS encoding XrtA system polysaccharide chain length determinant, whose amino-acid sequence MEELVIQLVGYLRGMWRFRWWGLALAWIVGVSGCIAIYLMPDKYESSARVFVDTQSILRPLMSGLAVQPNVDQQIAILSRTLINRPNVEKLITMADLDLGVRGNVEREALIAELTAGLQIRGTGRDNLFTLAYADTRPDRAQRVVQSLVSLFVESGLGTKRQDSDSARRFIEEQIKNYEGKLNEAENRMKEFRLRNMALMGDSGKDYVSQIAQMSGQLEQARLELREAENSRDALQSQLVGEEPVLLPQTPSPSAVSIPEIDGRIDALKRNLDDMMQRYTDQHPDVVGAKRVIEQLEQQKLDEIEARRKAGPGQFGALNSNPVFQQMKLALAEAQARVASLRARVGEYESRVNQARAASKMLPELEAELAQLNRDYAVHKSNYDSLVARRESANIAVEMDAKSGIAEFRLIDPPSLPVKPSAPNRLLLMPLAGLAGLAAGFALTFLISQLRPAFSDGRALREVTGLPVLGTVSMLPTPERQRLRKRGLMAFSGGLVAFVGAIGLATFVLHLIQR is encoded by the coding sequence ATGGAAGAACTTGTAATACAGCTGGTCGGCTACCTGCGGGGTATGTGGCGTTTCCGCTGGTGGGGTCTGGCGCTTGCCTGGATAGTCGGTGTCAGCGGTTGCATCGCGATCTACCTGATGCCCGACAAGTACGAGTCGAGTGCGCGCGTATTCGTAGACACTCAGTCCATCTTGCGGCCACTGATGTCGGGTCTCGCGGTGCAGCCGAACGTGGACCAGCAGATCGCGATCCTCAGCCGGACCTTGATCAACCGTCCGAACGTCGAGAAGCTGATCACCATGGCTGATCTCGATCTCGGTGTCCGCGGCAATGTCGAGCGCGAGGCCCTGATCGCCGAACTCACGGCAGGTCTGCAGATCCGGGGTACGGGGCGCGACAATCTGTTCACGCTGGCCTACGCCGACACCCGGCCGGATCGCGCCCAGCGCGTGGTCCAGTCGCTGGTGTCGTTGTTCGTGGAGTCCGGCCTGGGGACCAAGCGCCAGGATTCCGACTCGGCCCGTCGCTTCATCGAGGAGCAGATCAAGAACTACGAGGGCAAGCTCAACGAGGCGGAGAACCGGATGAAGGAGTTCCGCTTGAGGAACATGGCGCTGATGGGCGACAGCGGAAAGGACTACGTGTCGCAGATCGCCCAGATGTCAGGCCAGCTCGAACAGGCCAGGCTCGAGCTGCGCGAGGCGGAGAATTCGCGCGACGCGCTGCAGAGCCAGCTTGTGGGTGAGGAGCCGGTGCTGCTGCCGCAGACGCCCAGCCCCTCGGCTGTTTCGATTCCCGAGATCGACGGCCGCATCGATGCCCTCAAGCGCAATCTCGACGACATGATGCAGCGTTACACCGATCAGCACCCCGATGTGGTTGGTGCCAAGCGGGTCATAGAGCAACTCGAGCAGCAGAAGTTGGACGAGATCGAGGCGCGTCGCAAGGCAGGGCCCGGGCAGTTCGGTGCCCTGAACTCGAACCCTGTCTTCCAGCAGATGAAGCTCGCTCTGGCCGAGGCCCAGGCGCGGGTTGCCTCGCTGCGGGCGCGGGTCGGTGAATACGAGTCTCGTGTTAACCAGGCGCGTGCTGCGTCCAAGATGCTGCCCGAACTGGAGGCCGAACTCGCCCAGCTCAATCGCGATTACGCCGTTCACAAGAGCAACTACGACAGCCTGGTGGCACGCCGCGAATCGGCCAACATCGCTGTCGAGATGGACGCGAAGTCCGGCATTGCGGAGTTCCGCCTGATTGATCCGCCCAGCCTGCCGGTCAAACCGTCGGCGCCGAACCGGCTCCTGTTGATGCCGCTTGCAGGGCTGGCGGGGCTTGCGGCCGGGTTCGCGCTGACATTCCTGATCAGCCAGTTGCGTCCGGCCTTCAGTGATGGCCGGGCTCTGCGCGAGGTGACCGGTTTGCCGGTGCTCGGCACGGTCTCGATGTTGCCCACGCCGGAACGCCAGCGCCTGCGCAAGCGTGGCCTGATGGCTTTTTCGGGCGGGCTCGTGGCATTCGTGGGGGCGATCGGTCTGGCGACCTTTGTTCTTCATTTGATACAGCGATAG
- a CDS encoding XrtA/PEP-CTERM system exopolysaccharide export protein: MAAADSEYNYVIGPGDAVNIVVWRNPELSMSVPVRPDGKITTPLVEDLPALGKDATTLARDIEKELAKFIREPVVTVIVTQFVGPYSEQIRVVGEAGTPQVLAYKQKMTLLDVMIAVGGMTEFADGNAATILRTSEGNKQYSVRIKDLVKRGDVSANVEMRPGDVLIIPQSWF, encoded by the coding sequence ATGGCTGCCGCGGATTCGGAATACAACTACGTCATCGGGCCGGGCGACGCCGTCAATATCGTGGTGTGGCGGAACCCGGAGCTGTCGATGTCGGTGCCGGTTCGTCCGGACGGCAAGATCACGACGCCGCTGGTCGAGGATCTGCCCGCACTCGGCAAGGATGCGACGACGCTCGCACGCGACATCGAGAAGGAGCTCGCCAAGTTCATCCGCGAGCCGGTGGTGACCGTCATCGTCACGCAATTCGTCGGGCCTTACAGTGAGCAGATCCGCGTCGTCGGTGAAGCCGGCACGCCACAGGTGCTGGCCTACAAGCAGAAAATGACTCTGCTCGACGTGATGATCGCGGTCGGCGGCATGACCGAGTTCGCCGATGGCAATGCCGCGACGATCCTGCGTACCAGCGAAGGCAACAAGCAGTACAGTGTGCGCATCAAGGATCTCGTCAAGCGCGGCGACGTCTCGGCCAACGTCGAAATGCGGCCGGGTGACGTGCTGATCATCCCGCAGAGCTGGTTCTGA
- a CDS encoding long-chain N-acyl amino acid synthase — protein sequence MTFDAAFDQGANRQDCASWNEPCHAPLQLNPDFALIRDGYHIRIADGIDALERRIPQLIERMYSSRGLRTYHAELVRCATRTTIAACRGDHLVATLTLGLDSADGLMADTLYRDEIDAFRLAGGRVCEVTRLAMDPEHSSPEVMAAMFQLVYVLARMVHRMTDLFIEVHPRHAGFYRRMLGYTVAGPERICPRVGAPAVLMHMSQQEVDELIALHAGQPDSTARSLYRLFAPPAALIALQHSLIGA from the coding sequence ATGACATTCGATGCAGCCTTCGACCAGGGCGCCAACCGCCAGGACTGCGCATCCTGGAACGAGCCCTGCCATGCCCCACTGCAGCTGAATCCGGACTTCGCGCTCATTCGCGACGGCTACCATATCCGTATCGCCGACGGTATCGATGCGCTCGAGCGCAGGATTCCGCAGCTGATCGAGCGAATGTATTCGTCGCGCGGGCTGCGCACCTACCACGCCGAACTCGTTCGATGCGCCACCAGGACCACCATCGCCGCGTGCCGGGGCGACCATCTCGTTGCAACGCTTACGCTCGGTCTCGACTCAGCCGACGGGTTGATGGCGGACACTCTCTATCGTGACGAAATCGACGCCTTCAGGCTCGCAGGCGGTCGCGTTTGCGAGGTTACCCGGCTGGCGATGGATCCCGAACACAGCTCGCCCGAAGTCATGGCGGCGATGTTCCAACTGGTCTATGTGCTCGCACGCATGGTTCATCGCATGACAGACCTGTTCATCGAGGTCCATCCGCGGCACGCGGGATTTTACCGGCGCATGCTCGGTTACACGGTCGCCGGCCCCGAACGCATCTGCCCACGCGTCGGCGCGCCCGCAGTACTGATGCATATGTCGCAACAGGAAGTCGATGAATTGATAGCGCTACATGCCGGCCAGCCCGACAGCACCGCGCGCAGCCTTTATCGGCTTTTCGCGCCGCCGGCCGCCCTTATCGCGCTGCAGCACAGTCTTATCGGCGCCTGA
- a CDS encoding MBL fold metallo-hydrolase RNA specificity domain-containing protein, protein MRSQIIHHGGHTGVTGSCHQLLFDDGDSLLIDCGLFQGAETAADGRRGDDALEIRFAVGRIRALVLTHVHIDHVGRIPWLLAAGFKGPIICSEPSARLLPTVLADAFELGVTRDTRLIERYLQMVEARLQPLPYRTWLTVSGRGNTTCRIRLQRAGHILGSAYVECDVRSPGGTPERILFSGDLGAPHAPLLPAPRPPWAADVVVLESTYGDRSHENRRDRRLRLQNIVEHALQNGGTVIIPAFSIGRTQELLYEFEDILHREARKRSSNAAKWARLPIYLDSPLASRFTALYRDLQPWWDAEALARVRAGRRPLDFPQLVAIDDHDAHLANVRRLARSGEPAIVIAASGMCAGGRVVNYLKAMLHDARHDVLFVGYQARGTPGHAIQSFGPRGGYVDLDGEHITIRAGIHTLAGYSAHADQNDLVRFITRMRHLPAEVRLVHGEEAARVALAEKLTTATKGRTAVRL, encoded by the coding sequence ATGCGCTCACAGATCATTCACCACGGCGGCCACACAGGCGTCACCGGCTCCTGCCATCAGCTCCTCTTCGACGATGGCGACAGCCTCCTCATTGATTGCGGCCTTTTCCAGGGCGCCGAAACGGCAGCAGACGGCCGGCGCGGGGATGACGCGCTCGAGATCCGCTTTGCGGTGGGCCGTATCCGCGCCCTGGTGCTCACCCACGTGCATATCGACCACGTCGGCCGCATCCCCTGGCTACTCGCGGCAGGCTTCAAGGGCCCCATAATCTGCAGCGAACCATCGGCACGCCTGCTACCTACAGTGCTGGCGGACGCGTTCGAGCTCGGCGTCACGCGCGACACCCGCCTGATCGAACGCTACCTGCAGATGGTCGAGGCCCGTTTGCAGCCGCTACCCTACCGGACCTGGCTTACAGTCAGCGGCCGTGGCAACACCACATGCCGGATCCGCCTTCAACGCGCCGGGCACATCCTCGGCTCAGCCTATGTCGAGTGCGATGTGCGCAGCCCGGGCGGCACGCCGGAACGCATTCTGTTCTCGGGCGATCTGGGCGCGCCGCACGCACCGCTGCTGCCGGCTCCCCGCCCGCCGTGGGCAGCGGATGTGGTGGTACTAGAAAGCACCTACGGCGACCGCAGCCATGAAAACCGTCGCGATCGGCGACTGCGCCTGCAGAACATCGTCGAACACGCATTGCAGAACGGCGGGACGGTGATCATTCCCGCCTTCAGCATCGGCCGGACGCAGGAACTGCTGTATGAATTCGAGGACATCCTGCACCGCGAAGCCCGCAAGCGCAGCTCCAACGCGGCAAAGTGGGCCCGGCTGCCGATCTACCTGGACTCCCCGCTTGCCAGCCGCTTTACCGCCTTGTATCGGGATCTGCAGCCGTGGTGGGATGCAGAAGCACTTGCTCGGGTTCGTGCCGGTCGCCGACCGCTCGATTTCCCGCAACTCGTGGCCATCGACGACCATGACGCCCACCTCGCCAACGTGCGCCGTCTTGCGCGCAGCGGCGAGCCCGCCATCGTGATTGCGGCCAGCGGCATGTGCGCCGGCGGACGCGTGGTGAACTACCTGAAGGCGATGCTGCACGATGCACGCCATGACGTGCTCTTCGTCGGTTACCAGGCACGCGGCACGCCCGGTCACGCCATCCAGAGCTTCGGCCCGCGCGGCGGCTACGTCGACCTCGACGGCGAACACATCACCATCCGCGCCGGCATCCACACGCTGGCAGGCTACTCGGCCCACGCCGACCAGAACGATCTGGTCCGCTTCATAACACGCATGCGCCACCTGCCGGCGGAAGTCCGCCTGGTGCATGGCGAGGAAGCCGCCCGGGTGGCCTTGGCGGAAAAGCTCACGACGGCGACCAAGGGTCGAACGGCCGTAAGACTTTAA
- a CDS encoding porin: MQKKLIALAVAGLMSAPAFAQSNVTIYGVVDFGYQWTGDSRTSGVDSRSALDSGNSAGNRLGFKGTEDLGNGLKASFVYETGIVGDTSGSNGLWGGAGARQSYLALSGNFGTVALGRQYTPAHAMLAGNIDPFGFGKGTVAAISNVYISPARLDNLVAYVSPSFGGFNVVAAYTNNAAGDETVENDRGTGGLAAGDARAWAIAPTYKNGPVYVALNVHQIRGNATSLTTDSVTKAWDLGGTYDFGVVKLGAVYGITDVEDVVKHKQWAVTAAVPVGAAGKVQASFVRRKSEIDGGDDARVSQWGLGYEHALSKRTAVYTAYSDINNKGAADDGFYAASTGNATTGNIASGNYQRGFNLGIRHSF, translated from the coding sequence ATGCAAAAGAAACTGATCGCGCTGGCTGTTGCTGGCCTGATGTCCGCACCGGCTTTCGCTCAGTCGAACGTGACGATCTACGGTGTGGTCGACTTCGGCTACCAGTGGACCGGCGACAGCCGCACCAGCGGTGTCGATTCCCGCAGCGCGCTGGATTCCGGCAACTCCGCTGGCAACCGCCTCGGTTTCAAGGGCACGGAAGATCTGGGCAACGGCCTGAAGGCTTCCTTCGTGTATGAAACCGGTATCGTTGGCGACACCAGCGGTTCGAACGGCCTGTGGGGCGGCGCCGGTGCTCGCCAGTCCTACCTGGCGCTGTCGGGCAACTTCGGTACCGTGGCCCTCGGCCGTCAGTACACCCCGGCGCACGCCATGCTGGCCGGCAACATCGACCCGTTCGGCTTCGGCAAGGGTACCGTTGCTGCCATCAGCAACGTCTACATCAGCCCGGCCCGCCTGGATAACCTGGTTGCCTACGTTTCGCCGAGCTTCGGTGGTTTCAACGTCGTGGCCGCCTACACCAACAATGCTGCTGGTGATGAAACTGTTGAGAACGACCGTGGCACCGGTGGCCTTGCCGCTGGCGACGCTCGCGCCTGGGCGATCGCTCCGACCTACAAGAACGGCCCGGTCTACGTTGCTCTGAACGTGCACCAGATCCGTGGCAACGCCACCTCCCTGACCACCGACAGCGTCACCAAGGCTTGGGACCTCGGCGGTACCTACGACTTCGGCGTGGTCAAGCTGGGTGCTGTGTATGGCATCACCGACGTCGAAGACGTCGTGAAGCACAAGCAGTGGGCCGTGACCGCCGCTGTGCCGGTTGGCGCTGCTGGCAAGGTCCAGGCTTCCTTCGTTCGTCGTAAGAGCGAAATCGACGGTGGCGACGACGCCCGCGTCAGCCAGTGGGGTCTCGGCTACGAGCACGCCCTGTCGAAGCGCACGGCTGTCTACACCGCCTACTCCGACATCAACAACAAGGGTGCGGCTGACGACGGCTTCTACGCTGCTTCGACCGGCAACGCCACCACTGGCAACATCGCTTCCGGCAACTACCAGCGTGGTTTCAACCTGGGTATCCGCCACTCCTTCTAA
- a CDS encoding porin yields MQKKLIALAVAGLMSAPAFAQSNVTVYGLVDFGYVYTGDSATSGVKSRNAIDAGNSAGNRLGFKGTEDLGNGLKASFVYETAVRGDANDNGLWGSTGSRQSFVALSGNFGTVALGKQYAPQYTLASAVDAFNRGTVATIANVYIHESRLDNLAAYVSPNWSGLSFVAAYTNSASGNEGIHNDFGNQDSTTRDARAWAISPSYKNGPVYVALNVHQIRVNASDATTKVWDLGGTYDLGMVKLGAIYGVRDIKDSVKHSQWGLTAVVPVGTAGKIQASYIHRKSDWDAAVSDAKVSQWGIGYQHELSKRTAIYTAFSDINNKGSAKDGGQGAAFVGTAQGSISGNYQRGFTVGLRHTF; encoded by the coding sequence ATGCAAAAGAAATTGATCGCGCTGGCTGTTGCTGGCTTGATGTCCGCTCCGGCTTTCGCGCAGTCGAACGTGACGGTCTACGGTTTGGTCGACTTCGGCTACGTCTATACCGGTGACAGCGCCACCTCCGGCGTCAAGTCCCGCAACGCCATCGACGCCGGCAATTCCGCCGGCAACCGTCTCGGCTTCAAGGGCACGGAAGACCTGGGCAATGGCCTGAAGGCCTCCTTCGTGTATGAAACCGCCGTCCGCGGCGATGCCAACGACAACGGCCTGTGGGGCAGCACCGGTTCGCGCCAGTCCTTCGTTGCGCTGTCCGGCAACTTCGGTACCGTTGCGCTCGGCAAGCAGTATGCGCCGCAGTACACCCTGGCGAGCGCCGTCGACGCGTTCAACCGGGGTACTGTCGCGACCATCGCCAACGTCTACATCCACGAATCCCGCCTGGATAACCTGGCCGCTTACGTTTCGCCCAACTGGAGCGGCCTCTCGTTCGTGGCTGCCTACACCAACAGCGCTTCCGGCAACGAAGGCATCCACAACGACTTTGGCAATCAGGACTCCACCACCAGGGACGCTCGTGCCTGGGCCATCAGCCCGAGCTACAAGAACGGTCCCGTTTACGTTGCGCTGAACGTCCACCAGATCCGCGTGAATGCCAGTGATGCCACCACCAAGGTCTGGGACCTCGGCGGTACCTACGACCTCGGCATGGTCAAGCTCGGTGCCATCTATGGCGTGCGCGATATCAAAGACTCGGTGAAGCACAGCCAGTGGGGTCTGACGGCCGTCGTGCCGGTGGGCACCGCGGGCAAGATTCAGGCTTCCTACATCCATCGCAAGAGCGACTGGGATGCCGCCGTCAGCGACGCCAAGGTCAGCCAGTGGGGCATCGGTTACCAGCACGAGCTGTCCAAGCGTACTGCCATCTACACCGCCTTCTCGGACATCAACAACAAGGGTTCGGCCAAGGACGGTGGTCAGGGCGCTGCCTTCGTCGGCACCGCGCAAGGCTCCATCAGCGGCAACTACCAGCGCGGCTTCACCGTTGGTCTGCGCCACACCTTCTGA